From a single Solanum dulcamara chromosome 4, daSolDulc1.2, whole genome shotgun sequence genomic region:
- the LOC129886003 gene encoding NADPH:adrenodoxin oxidoreductase, mitochondrial: protein MAVSRALNFCRRFSTVSSEPLSVCIVGSGPAGFYTADKVLKAHEGAEVDIVDRLPTPFGLVRSGVAPDHPETKIVTNQFSRVAQNRRCSFIGNLSLGASVTLAELRELYDAVVLSYGAESDQALGITGEELAGIHSAREFVWWYNGHPDCRNLAPDLKSSDTAVIIGQGNVALDVARILLRPTTELATTDISCHALAALRESSIRKVYLVGRRGAAQAAFTAKELREVLGIKDLSIEIRQADLSKTPADEEELKNNRIKRRIHELLSKAAIPATSVCNPSQKELHFVFFRKPDRFLESDSRSGHVARLRVERTILKEDVGSGKQIAVGTGLFEEMECGLVLKSVGYKSIPVDGLPFDHRKGIVPNVRGRVLSEASGDAQVEKGLYVCGWLKRGPTGIIATNLYCAEETVASISEDVERGVVTSGLSKPGREGLLQLLDSRNVKIVPFGGWEKIDSEEKRRGSLKNKPREKLTTWQDLLEVATK, encoded by the exons ATGGCTGTTTCAAGAGCTCTCAATTTCTGCAGGAGATTCTCCACAGTGTCGTCGGAACCATTAAGCGTTTGCATCGTGGGGAGCGGGCCTGCTGGTTTCTACACTGCCGATAAG GTTTTGAAAGCTCACGAGGGAGCTGAAGTTGATATAGTTGATCGGTTACCTACGCCATTTGGATTAGTCAGGTCCGGAGTGGCTCCTGATCATCCTGAGACGAAG ATTGTGACGAACCAGTTTTCTCGGGTTGCTCAAAATAGACGTTGCTCATTCATTGGGAATCTCTCTCTTGGAGCCTCTGTAACTTTGGCTGAGCTGCGTGAATTATATGATGCG GTGGTTCTTTCTTATGGAGCTGAAAGTGATCAAGCTCTAGGAATAACCGGAGAA GAGCTAGCTGGGATACATTCTGCCAGAGAATTTGTTTGGTGGTATAATGGCCACCCAGACTGCCGAAATCTGGCACCAGATTTGAAGAGCTCCGATACTGCTGTTATTATCGGTCAG GGAAATGTAGCTCTTGATGTGGCGCGTATCCTTTTACGACCAACTACTGAATTGGCAACAACTGATATCTCCTGCCATGCTTTGGCAGCTTTAAGAGAGAGCTCCATTAG AAAAGTGTATTTGGTTGGAAGACGTGGAGCAGCACAAGCAGCCTTCACGGCGAAAGAACTGCGTGAAGTTCTAG GGATCAAGGACCTATCCATTGAAATTCGGCAAGCGGATTTAAGTAAAACCCCAGCAGATGAG GAAGAGCTAAAGAATAACCGGATTAAAAGGAGAATTCATGAACTGCTCTCTAAGGCAGCCATTCCTGCAACTTCCGTATGCAATCCAAGCCAAAAAGAACTGCACTTTGTTTTCTTCAGGAAACCAGACAGGTTCCTGGAATCAGATTCTAGAAGTGGTCATGTTGCTCGTTTGCGGGTGGAGAGGACAATTCTTAAAG AAGATGTTGGCTCTGGGAAACAAATTGCAGTTGGTACTGGACTTTTTGAAGAAATGGAATGCGG GCTGGTATTGAAGAGTGTTGGTTACAAGTCGATACCTGTTGATGGCTTGCCTTTTGATCACCGTAAAG GTATTGTTCCAAATGTTCGGGGACGTGTGTTAAGTGAAGCCTCTGGAGATGCACAAGTCGAGAAAGGCTTGTATGTATGTGGGTGGTTGAAGAGAGGACCAACTGGGATAATTGCTACAAATCTTTACTGTGCTGAAGAAACT GTCGCTAGCATATCAGAAGATGTTGAGAGAGGAGTGGTAACATCTGGCTTATCAAAGCCCGGTAGGGAGGGCCTCCTCCAATTGCTCGATAGCAGGAATGTCAAAATTGTTCCATTTGGTGGCTGGGAAAAGATCGATAGTGAAGAGAAAAGGAGAGGGAGTCTGAAAAACAAACCCAGGGAAAAACTTACCACTTGGCAGGATTTATTAGAAGTTGCCACCAAGTGA
- the LOC129884622 gene encoding pentatricopeptide repeat-containing protein At4g38150-like, producing MAGITITRWLTVSPAQSFSLLRRLLFPYALRFHYSSFPTRIPKAGSFLSVSTTSAFRSRPFSTTTPETPILNNPTPAPPKRNTLVNFSLSDSEDSDSEVDTKEVAKSSTKQIDKSKLPPPYDPFNKKPVIEEPEDPTNLQEVFQKIRSDGMINNAVKMFDGLSRDGLTHEALELFSQIKDKNQMPDVVAHTAVIEAYANAGQPKEAHKVYLRMLSSGVLPNAYTYSVLIKSLAESGEEKFVKEAKKYVLEMVEKRGMKLNAATCLGGFEGLVNAGMEKEGTELLEIVKSKGAVPEESKMKEVLKNKRGLVYRTIMQVFYGK from the coding sequence ATGGCCGGAATAACCATTACCCGTTGGCTCACCGTATCTCCAGCGCAGTCCTTCTCTCTACTTCGCCGACTGCTTTTCCCTTATGCCCTTCGTTTCCACTACTCCTCTTTCCCTACCCGAATTCCTAAAGCAGGGTCCTTTTTATCAGTCTCCACAACTAGCGCATTCAGAAGCAGACCATTTTCCACCACCACACCAGAAACTCCCATTTTGAATAACCCAACTCCAGCTCCTCCGAAGCGCAACACTTTAGTCAATTTCTCCTTATCTGATTCAGAAGACTCTGATTCTGAGGTGGACACGAAAGAGGTAGCAAAATCGTCGACTAAGCAGATAGATAAATCCAAATTACCACCACCATACGACCCATTTAACAAGAAACCCGTAATTGAGGAACCCGAAGACCCAACAAACTTGCAAGAAGTGTTTCAGAAAATACGTTCAGATGGGATGATCAATAATGCAGTGAAGATGTTCGACGGATTGTCAAGGGATGGGTTGACCCACGAGGCCTTGGAGCTATTCTCTCAGATTAAGGACAAGAACCAAATGCCAGATGTAGTGGCTCATACGGCGGTGATCGAGGCATACGCCAATGCAGGGCAGCCAAAGGAGGCTCACAAGGTTTACCTGCGGATGCTGTCATCCGGTGTGCTGCCGAATGCTTATACATATAGCGTTTTGATCAAGTCGTTGGCGGAGAGTGGAGAAGAGAAATTTGTGAAAGAGGCGAAAAAGTATGTGTTGGAGATGGTGGAGAAAAGGGGAATGAAGCTCAATGCAGCTACTTGTTTGGGTGGTTTTGAAGGGTTGGTGAATGCAGGGATGGAGAAAGAGGGGACAGAATTACTGGAGATAGTGAAGAGCAAAGGAGCTGTGCCTGAAGAGAGCAAGATGAAAGAGGTGTTGAAGAATAAAAGAGGGTTAGTTTATAGGACCATAATGCAGGTTTTCTATGGCAAataa
- the LOC129886004 gene encoding uncharacterized protein LOC129886004, producing MAPIYYILIALPCTVGAIGLALLHIYRHLLNYTEPTYQRYIVRIIFMVPVYALTSFLSLILNERAIYFNSIREIYEAWVIYNFLSLCLAWVGGPGAVVLSLSGRILKPNWCLMTCCFPPLPLDGRFIRRCKQGCLQFVILKPILVLVTIILYVKGKYEDGNFSPRQSYLYLTIIYTISYSMALYALALFYVACKDLLRPFNPVPKFIIIKSVVFLTYWQGVLVFLAAKSELIKDTEEAAEFQNFIICVEMLIAAFAHLYAFPYKEYAGANIGPPRGFTASLGHALMLNDFYHDTVHQFAPTYHDYVLYNHGDAEEGGATKYRARTFVPTGPEMDTVRKNKHIFGNKQEDVQLSSLSPSAANNNNPQNPAAGQQTGKAEAMNYSLLMDASTNVSAPYDLSLIDVDISNYPSKVPAANPVSR from the exons ATGGCTCCCATATACTATATCCTCATTGCGCTGCCTTGCACTGTTGGTGCCATTGGACTGGCGCTTTTGCACATATACAGGCATCTTTTGAATTACACTGAGCCTACTTATCAAAGATACATTGTCCGCATCATCTTTATGGTTCCT GTTTATGCATTAACGTCATTCTTGTCGCTCATCCTAAATGAGAGAGCCATCTATTTCAATTCCATTCGTGAAAT ATATGAGGCATGGGTCATATATAATTTTCTATCACTCTGCCTGGCATGGGTTGGTGGCCCAGGGGCTGTTGTTCTAAGTTTGAGTGGCCGAATTCTAAAGCCAAATTGGTGTCTGATGACCTGCTGCTTTCCTCCGCTTCCTTTGGATGG GCGCTTTATCCGAAGGTGCAAGCAGGGGTGTTTGCAGTTTGTGATTCTCAAGCCCATATTAGTGCTCGTTACAATCATACTATATGTAAAAGGAAAATATGAGGATGGAAATTTCAGTCCAAGGCAATCATACCTCTACCTCACAATTATATATACTATCTCATACTCAATGGCACTTTATGCCTTGGCTTTGTTTTATGTGGCATGCAAAGATCTGCTCCGTCCATTTAATCCAGTGCCAAAGTTTATCATTATAAAATCTGTCGTATTCCTTACGTACTGGCAG GGTGTTCTGGTGTTTCTTGCTGCAAAGTCAGAACTTATTAAAGATACCGAGGAAGCTGCTGAGTTTCAGAATTTTATAATTTGTGTTGAGATGCTTATTGCAGCTTTTGCTCATCTTTATGCCTTCCCATACAAGGAATATGCTGGCGCAAATATTGGTCCTCCTCGTGGTTTTACCGCTAGCCTTGGACATGCCCTTATGCTAAATGACTTTTACCATGACACGGTCCACCAG TTTGCTCCTACTTATCATGATTATGTTCTTTATAATCATGGTGATGCTGAAGAAGGGGGTGCGACAAAGTACAGGGCGAGGACTTTCGTCCCAACTGGCCCAGAGATGGATACTGTTAGGAAAAACAAGCACATATTTGGAAACAAACAGGAAGACGTACAATTATCTAGTCTCTCTCCCTCTGCTGCTAATAACAACAATCCACAAAATCCTGCTGCAGGCCAGCAAACAGGGAAAGCGGAGGCAATGAACTACTCGTTGCTTATGGATGCATCAACTAATGTTTCAGCACCCTATGACCTATCGCTGATTGATGTAGACATTTCAAATTATCCATCTAAGGTACCTGCAGCCAATCCCGTGTCGAGGTGA